In Sebastes umbrosus isolate fSebUmb1 chromosome 15, fSebUmb1.pri, whole genome shotgun sequence, the genomic window TGAATAATGAGTTACTTGTCCTCTTTGTCTTATTAAACCTCGGCTCTCAAATTCTCATACTGACTCTTTTAATTTTTGTTTCCTGGTGTACAGCACCGGCACAGATACAGCCGGAGCCATTTCGATGTCAACAAAGATGAAAACGAGGTGCAGGAGATCTTCCAGAGGACCATGAGGAGTCGCTTGGAGTCCTTTAAGTCCGGAAAGATGGGCGTCGCTCCACCAAAGACGATTACCAAGCACTCAAAGAAAGACCAGCAGCAAAAGGTCATTTTTATTCAGACAATCTACAGTATGACATGCATCAAAAGGGCTGGGTATTAAACCGCAATAATTGTTTGGGGAGCAACCGAAATGTGTTTATAGCGTATCAAAAACTGTCGACGAAAGCTGTCATCAAATATCTATAGagattgataatctttatttattatttaggcATTTCTTGTGCAAACTTTGATTTCTTttgctaaattaaaaatagattaTTTTGCAGAAAGACTTGATTACATTTACCAAAGTAAGGTATCTTACTATATAGGTATATACATCATTTGTATATTGTACCAAAAATCTTCACTAGAaccaaaaatggcaaaaaaaacatgtgcattATGACTTTGCTTTTCACATTTTGTAACTCTGTTTAAGATATCATTTACAAAAAACTATTTTACCACCTGCAGATGCCAAATGGAAAATCAACGGACAGAAGTAAAAGCTACTATTCTGGTGATGAAGGTTTGTATCTGTGTTTCagtatttaaaaatacacataagCCCTGAACTGTCCAAGTGCTTAAATTAATGTAAGAccttttttgaaaaacaatttCTTATCTTTTCTTTTAGATTTTGAGTTCTCGGAGGGAGACAACGCCTCTGGCTTTGAGGCATCGGGTGGTTCTTTCCCCATGAGGGTCACCTACAGAGCAGGAGGTAAAACAGATCCACCATCTCGTCCATTTATCTTTAGCCAGTGGGGGGAAGATGTCCTCAGATTCTTtacttaaagatagggtcgacgatgttggaaagctagtaTAATTtcaaagtagcatcgcctcaggagctccgtctaaatcCCCCcttcccctcggggctccttccaaggcaacaccccccacacacatgcacgagcaccgccgcatcgtaactactttacagacacagagcggagagaggacctcaattcaacaacgctacctcatggcTTGTAACCGCGGCGGTGCTACTTTTGGctgagttggttgcaatctgcaacctcaccgctagctggcgccagatcctacacactctacctttaatgtaaaatctttatcagaaatgtaactttaagctgtcagatgaatgtaatggagtaaaaagtacaatatttccctctgaactTTCCATCGATGTCTTTAACCCTCAAACCCTGTCAGCACTAATTTTTTCTTTCGTATAGCTGGAATTGAGAACCCAGCCTTCATGCCGGACTTTGACCCCATGGATCCGATGCAGATCCCTCCGTGGTTGGCGGAAGCCGAGCTGGACCCCACCATGGTGGCTCCTTCGCAGCGGGCCCAGGTGAGGCTGCCGTGGACGCCCAGCAACCTGCAGCGCCTGGCTCCTCTCCGCCTGAGCACCCGCTCCACCGACTCCTTCACGCAGGCCGACACCCCCGCCTGGCAGCAAGGGGACAACAAGCCAcgtccaccaccacctccacctccaccaccacccatGTAGCAGCACCCCACCCCTCCTTCATCTTCCCTTTAACCTGGCTGCCTAACACACAGAACCTAACCTCAGACTTTGCTCCGTCCACTCTCAAAATATTGACTAGGGAATGTTTTCTTTTCCGGCCCGTTGCTTAATGTTACTCCTGAGCCTCTAGACCAAACATTCACAGTCCCACAACCTTTGTGCCCTTCTCTTCAGCTTCTCTTGTTGCTCTAACTTCACCCTTCACTGAGCAAAAGGGAAGCTGCACGTAAAGCCAGAGCTCCTGTATGCAGGCAGTGGCACGTTATTCACCAGCACTTGTTGAACATTGTCATATTTTCTCCTCTGGTTCACAGTGAACCGGTCAAACATTGTCCCTACGGAGTATCTTATCCCTGAATGTGATGCAGAAACCTTTTTCAAgaatgtagatagatagatgtagatATTTATGAATTGTGTTGTTTATAAAGATTCTTTTAATTAGAGTGACATGAAAATAATTCCAGCttaataatctgaatataaCATTTTGTGTGTCTTCTCATTTGTCTCAGAGCAGTACTTGAGGTTGAATATTTAACTTGGAGAACAAAACCATTGTAAATGATAGagacatattatatttattcaaaTCTCAAATCTGTGCACAAGTGAACAGATAcatgtatattatatgtatCTCCAAGAAAGAACAATTTGACTGACTGGTTTTGAACTGTATGTGTTTAAATATGGatttattagaaataaaaatgGAGACAAAAATAAGTCTTTGTGGAGTCAGTTACACTTTGTATTAAGTCAAATGATTAAATCACTATCGCTACATAGATAACTaataattttctctttttttaatattatttttgtatattattaCTGCAGATGAAAATGAGCCTTTTAGCTAAATCTAGCACATTTACATCAGACtgaagttaaaggtcccatattgtaggAAGtgagtctttttttatattataaagcaggtctgggtgctgtataaatactgtgaaagtatcaaaacgctcaattcacggagaaatgcacacagcccgtattcagaaattgtgcctTGAAATGAGCAGCCGGGACTTCCGTaaagttgtgatgtcacaactgtacAGTCACCGGTAGAAGCGACGCTAAACTCTGTGTAGTTGACACACCCGGTGAGTCCGTGGCTGCAGTGACGCTACTAGGCGGCGCTAAAAACGGAGCGCTTCAGACAGAcgggtgaatacaggtacattcagagagacagtatgagaaaaattgtgttctttgaacattaaagcatgtaaacttgttctagtagaaaccaaaatacaagtatgaacctgaaaatgagcatttatttaatgtgtgatgaatttatttgtcacgtacttaagtaacaccacttccggagttattttaagccaaaccacgatctaaCGTCTATGTAGTctagttttgtggcctaaacctaaccaagtcgatcttttcctaagtctaactaagtcgttttattGCCAAAACCTAAGTAAgtcgtttcctgtgaagacggaagtatattttgaaaagggtgtacgcatgtaacgagcggaaattagcacttgttgctggacattcgcagGAAAatgaacgaaaaaggaggaataactttttcgtaagctATCATATGAACTGTTGCATGAGAATACGTTGCCTGATGACGTATCACGGTccttttatgatttattacagtaaatatattacatattggtcctttaaagtaaaaaaaaatatgacctTCAGCAATTGGAACTTGTGATAGACATTTTTTACTATCTTCTGACTATTTTCTATTTCGGAAATTAACCTTTTAATTGATAAGAAATAAGcatcagattaatcaataataaaaacaattgttAGTTGAAGCCCTAATATTAACATGTCAACAATCAAAATTGTATTGAATGACTCTTTAATATCCACCAGACAATTCTAACTTTGTCACACAATCTTACACATCTGAATTAATTTCCATCACAAtgaattagtaaaaaaaacaaaaataaaaatcatcatTAGACACAATATACAGTGATTTCATTATAAATAGTCCATTTCTGATGTTTCCACCTGCTTTGTGATGTAGTCTAATATAATTCTTTCATTTCCAGAGTCCTTCAGGTAAAAATGAGCTCCGTCGAGCATCCTGACGGTGAAATCTCCCGATGTGATGCTTTTCCAAGCTGTTGATGAAATACAAAAGAACAGGGAGACATTCTTTCATTCATGTCTTtggcaaacacacagacagcccTGTATTAACATATATGTAcactatgtttttatatattcacaATGTTTGCGGTGGTTTTCCTCACTGCAGGCTGGTGCTCATAACCATGACgtttatgtgtttttctcttgGTATCACGGACTGCGGCTGCGCTCCAGCTTATTCCCCTTGTATTCCCCACTCCTCTTGTCTTCCACGTCCCCggcttatctgtgtgtgtgagtctcttCCTGTCCTGCAGTCCACCTGGGCCCAGTCTACCTGTTAACCTGCCATCAATCAGCTCGTCACCTCTACCCGGATCACTGCTCTAGTCTGCACACACCTGTCAGCAATCTACTCATCAACTACGCAGTATGTCAGCCCTGTCTGGCTTTCAGATCATTGTCTCGGCTACTGGTGTAGTTCATGCTTCAGGCCTCAGTAGTTTCTGTGAGGACGTTCCCTGTGTTGTTCTTGGAGCCTGCGATTAACTGCTTTTCAGCTATCGTCAGCCTGGCGACGCCACTCACCAGTCTGTTTCCCGTCATCGCCCCTCTGCCCTCTGTCTCAGCCAGCCGTCACCTTCTCTCCACCACACCTCCCTTCTCTGTGGTTTTACAATAAATCCTCTACAACTTCACCCACCTCTTGTCAGTGTACTGCGTTTGGGTCCATCATAACATATCTGATCAGAACACTTTGTGATGTTCACTGTATTTATTTGGCACCAAGTCAATAATCTTAGTCCACCTAAACAAGCTGCCAACATGTATAACGAAAAGTTAATTTGTCTAGACCAAATGTTCCATGATTTCTGATCCAGAGACCTACTGTACATGCTCCCTGTCTATAATAGGGTCGGGTGATGAAGCAATGCTGCAGGACACGAGAGGACTGACCTTGTAAGTCATGAGGAATGTCCTCCTTTCCATCAAAACACGTGACGGGGCAGGAGAGGAGCGGACCGTCTGGCTTGTCACACCTGCAGGAAAGTCAGCAACTCAGCTCACTACAAACATTCATTCTGAATCACAGATGATTTAAAATTAATGATTTAATACAGATTCAactaaagaggacctatcatgctcattagcaggtgcatatttgtatttggggttttgactagaacatgtttacctgccggctgtgctgcagcaccctctgtctgaaacgctctgatcggtcagctggcccactttgttgtgattggtcaaccaaaccaaactcttcagactccgctccagagGCCTgcactacgaagcaggatttgaccgcttagcgtgatctcgtttgttagggttaattaagccagataacgagaagataccctgggtatgttgaactcgttTCGTTGTACAGGCCTctgctccactctaactagctttgtttgagggcgtgccaaacgagcccctaggcaggtattatgcaaatgtgttacttggtgacatcaccatgttacggaagaaaagtcCGGGACTtgaagcgaggcgtttcaggcagttcaggagcagtgtttctgtgccGGAGatgaactccctttggcgtggactttttAACTTCGCAGACCTTCTCCATGTAcaataaaaaccaaaacaatataaCTACTGTATTTATAGCACAAaatcataataggtcctctttaagtaacATAGTTGTCAGCCCACCTGTAGTTCTCCACAACGTGCAGGTCGGCTTTCAGGGCAGGAAGGAAGAGCTTCAGGACTTCAGGCTTCGCCAGCAGCTCAGGAGGAGTTCCTCCAATCGAAATCATCCACTTGAGAAAATCATCATCAGATAAGTCGCTTCTCTTCGGGGCTTTGATACGCGTCTCTGACTGAAAGGCAACATATTAATGATATATCATCAACACCAAACCCTTGTCTTCTGTTAAATAGTCTAAACTATAAGTGTATACAGCTGTGTATATATAGAAGGAAACAGATGTTTTGGTTAGACTTTCATCGGGTAAGAATTCCTTctgaataaatagaaatattgcACATCTGGAGCAAATTGATTTACCTCACaaagattattatttaaataatttaaaatttgGGAAAACTTGCAGCCTCACAATGCAGGTTTAGTAACTTTGTCTCTGattcattttaataaatttgcagaGTATCATAAAGAATActcttttcatttaatttgaaccatggcaaatttaaaaaaagaatgaaatgaaaatattatgGTTAAGATTTGATACTGTGTAAGTTAATTACGAGCCTTTGTTGTTATGGTAACTGAAATCTGGAAACTTAATCGACAGAGTTTGCAGAGACTCAAAGACTCTTTGGATACATCTATTGATACTGGAGTGGATAATCCTGGCCAAATGCGGTTAAATGTAATGACTAAACTCACATAAGGTGCGGAGGCACCAGACAGGAAGATGTGAACTGGTTCCAGGTTGTGCCGTCTCTTCAGAGCATCTGCCACAGCGAAACAGGTGAAGGCACCAAAACTAAAAACAGATCAGGGTGGTGAGAACGTTAACAGAGAAGTTGTAAGTGGTGGTGGAATGAAAGTAAGGCAGGTTGTCATGACAGATATGATGTTACTTATAAAGCCCCTATTGTTATCATACAGTACCTGTGTCCAAACAGAGCAAAAGGCTTCTCTTTCAGCAGCGGTAACAACACGCCAATAACCTCGTCCAC contains:
- the olah gene encoding S-acyl fatty acid synthase thioesterase, medium chain gives rise to the protein MEKVINCFKKSPDAVARLICFPWAGGGSIHYARWGNVLNSSIEVFAVKLPGRESRAKEPFFQNMQQIVDEVIGVLLPLLKEKPFALFGHSFGAFTCFAVADALKRRHNLEPVHIFLSGASAPYSETRIKAPKRSDLSDDDFLKWMISIGGTPPELLAKPEVLKLFLPALKADLHVVENYRCDKPDGPLLSCPVTCFDGKEDIPHDLQAWKSITSGDFTVRMLDGAHFYLKDSGNERIILDYITKQVETSEMDYL